In a genomic window of Candidatus Bathyarchaeota archaeon:
- a CDS encoding ATP-dependent DNA helicase, with protein MTQLPSEVASYFPYSSVRPHQDNFIATINSAINERHSVLIEGSNGLGKTISALSACLPVAVKKNLKILYVARTHRQHDRVIEELRAVYKKQPISGVSIRGRNEMCLNPFAAKGAFDSKSLMEVCELLKAKGRCPYYTNVDQRTYDYLALQQQVASRPYMGSEILRICKKREVCAYELIKNALTEAKVIALSYLYVFDPQIRAAFLKNLETDLSKIILIVDEAHNLPETAIDISSSNLSLFVLRQAELEANRFGNKEIEEFSHFLYGEIEKITDAIGREQIISPDALLEVIEKQVNVSDPKVFFDHLHEVGIGIKKALLAEGKNPRSYVYSMSEFLLKWHATLDDDAYINVASKFFSKDNTKSAKLEIVALDPAKITEPVFSATYANVIMSGTLQPLEAYARITKLPQDTVRFLASSPFPKEHIFSAVSLGVSTSMDKRTPQMYQTMIDRINEVVNSTPTNTGIFAASFQVLNSLLSAGLENSLLKPLFYEKNGMTSKANEKLVSDYKACGDKGGAVFLGVQGGRTSEGVDFPGNQMNSVIVLGVPYAEPTPRVKAQIDYYDRCFPGLGREYGYVLPAMKKACQAGGRPIRTLEDRGAIVFMDFRFATAYCKSFLPSWITNGMKVLPDKPGVLAAEVSGFFRAQTQV; from the coding sequence ATGACCCAGCTACCCAGCGAAGTCGCCTCCTACTTCCCCTACAGCAGCGTGCGACCTCACCAAGATAATTTCATCGCCACTATAAACAGCGCCATAAACGAACGCCACAGTGTGCTCATCGAGGGTAGTAACGGGTTGGGCAAAACCATTTCGGCGCTGTCAGCCTGCTTGCCCGTGGCGGTTAAGAAGAACCTCAAAATCCTCTACGTCGCCCGCACCCACCGCCAGCACGACCGCGTCATCGAGGAGCTCCGCGCTGTATACAAAAAACAACCCATTTCAGGCGTATCCATTCGGGGACGCAACGAAATGTGCCTCAACCCGTTTGCAGCAAAGGGTGCGTTTGATTCCAAATCGCTTATGGAAGTCTGTGAACTCCTCAAAGCAAAAGGCCGCTGCCCCTACTACACCAACGTAGACCAGCGAACCTATGATTATTTGGCGCTTCAGCAGCAGGTGGCTAGCCGCCCCTACATGGGCAGCGAGATTTTGCGTATTTGCAAAAAACGTGAGGTCTGTGCCTATGAACTCATTAAAAACGCCCTCACCGAAGCCAAAGTCATCGCGCTAAGCTACCTCTACGTTTTTGACCCCCAAATCCGCGCGGCTTTTCTTAAAAACCTCGAAACTGACCTCTCAAAAATCATCCTCATCGTAGACGAAGCTCACAATCTCCCCGAAACCGCCATAGACATCTCCAGCAGCAACCTCTCCCTATTCGTTTTGCGCCAAGCAGAGTTGGAGGCGAATCGGTTTGGCAACAAAGAAATCGAAGAATTCTCCCACTTCCTCTACGGCGAAATAGAAAAAATCACCGACGCCATTGGCCGCGAGCAGATTATTTCGCCTGATGCCCTCTTAGAAGTAATCGAGAAGCAGGTCAACGTTTCAGATCCCAAAGTCTTCTTCGACCATCTGCACGAGGTTGGTATCGGCATCAAAAAGGCTCTTCTTGCGGAGGGCAAAAATCCCCGGTCCTATGTGTATTCGATGTCGGAGTTTCTGCTCAAATGGCACGCCACACTCGATGATGATGCTTACATCAATGTGGCAAGCAAATTCTTCAGCAAAGACAACACCAAATCCGCCAAACTCGAAATCGTCGCATTAGACCCCGCCAAAATCACTGAACCCGTCTTCTCCGCAACCTACGCCAACGTGATTATGTCGGGGACGTTGCAGCCGCTGGAGGCTTATGCCCGTATAACCAAACTGCCCCAAGATACCGTGCGGTTTTTGGCGTCCTCACCCTTCCCTAAAGAACACATCTTCTCCGCAGTCAGCTTAGGCGTCTCCACCTCGATGGATAAACGAACGCCCCAGATGTACCAGACCATGATTGACCGCATAAACGAAGTTGTCAACAGCACCCCCACCAACACCGGCATCTTTGCCGCTAGCTTCCAAGTCCTCAACTCTCTGCTTTCCGCGGGGCTGGAGAATTCGCTTTTAAAACCGCTTTTCTACGAGAAAAACGGCATGACCTCTAAAGCTAACGAAAAACTTGTTTCCGACTATAAAGCCTGCGGCGATAAGGGTGGCGCCGTGTTTTTGGGCGTTCAGGGCGGACGCACCTCGGAGGGCGTAGATTTCCCTGGGAACCAAATGAACTCAGTAATCGTTCTCGGCGTGCCCTATGCTGAACCGACACCTCGGGTTAAAGCCCAAATCGACTATTATGACCGCTGCTTCCCTGGACTGGGACGCGAATATGGGTATGTGTTGCCTGCCATGAAAAAAGCCTGCCAAGCCGGGGGACGCCCCATCCGTACTCTCGAAGACCGCGGCGCTATCGTCTTTATGGATTTCCGCTTCGCTACCGCATACTGCAAAAGTTTTCTGCCCTCATGGATAACTAACGGAATGAAGGTGTTGCCTGACAAACCAGGTGTCTTAGCCGCCGAAGTCAGCGGCTTTTTTAGAGCTCAAACCCAAGTTTAG
- a CDS encoding AAA family ATPase: MAESAAISTGTKCLDATLGGGISPQTVTLIYGEPETGKSTLTMQCAVYCALQNRKVLFVDCDNTFYAKRLAQIAGPKFDEVAERIVLVKPRDFKEQTAVIENIEDYTTNVGLIIIDTFTSLYSARAAETSRKAYGVNRELNRLLALLAQLTKIRKIPVIITSQVRSVISEETSGVRPVATRVLKFWADNIIAVKPTEYPQVFKVLIEKSPNTTTEVTCYIQIGGAGIEDAEFH; encoded by the coding sequence ATGGCAGAATCAGCAGCAATCTCAACTGGCACCAAATGCCTCGATGCAACGCTAGGCGGCGGGATTTCTCCTCAAACTGTTACGTTGATTTATGGGGAACCCGAAACAGGCAAAAGCACCCTTACCATGCAATGCGCTGTTTATTGTGCGTTGCAGAACCGTAAAGTGCTCTTTGTAGACTGCGATAACACCTTCTACGCTAAACGTTTAGCCCAGATTGCGGGACCAAAATTTGACGAAGTCGCCGAACGAATCGTATTGGTGAAACCCCGTGATTTTAAGGAACAAACTGCCGTTATTGAAAACATCGAGGACTACACCACCAACGTTGGGTTAATCATTATTGACACTTTCACCTCGCTCTACAGTGCAAGAGCCGCAGAAACTTCTCGTAAAGCGTATGGGGTTAATCGGGAATTAAATCGGCTGCTTGCACTTTTGGCGCAGCTTACCAAAATCCGAAAAATCCCCGTCATAATTACCAGTCAAGTCCGTAGCGTAATCTCCGAGGAGACCTCAGGGGTGAGGCCAGTAGCGACGCGTGTGCTCAAATTTTGGGCTGACAACATAATTGCGGTAAAACCCACAGAATACCCCCAAGTCTTCAAGGTACTGATTGAGAAGTCACCCAATACAACGACTGAAGTTACCTGCTACATACAAATAGGTGGAGCAGGCATAGAAGATGCGGAATTCCACTAA
- a CDS encoding Clp1/GlmU family protein, whose product MQQIVEANKTLLVNGPASIRLTKGKTQVFGCPIKEASKILVREGKRLPFFVSENSVFEVALGANATLSEAEGDSVPSSWGKVAQAIMDVEKRPVVVMIIGAIDSGKSSLCTYLLNILSQGNRPVAVLDGDLGQSDIGPSATLAYAISSKPQTELYNLKLENGFFVGATSPLTSTTRTIEAFKSLMAEILGQKVDFILINTGGWVTGDAAVNYKAALFNAIKPDIIVGIQIQNELEGLIAKRTAPTFIVEPSTALSPRPPEKRRILREMTYARYLNQAKLICYPISQLTVEPKKAIPQNQDPERGLLVGLYGRGSKFLGIGVLRHVNPERRVLKVQTAVPIKPTRLVIGKVMINRKLQEL is encoded by the coding sequence TTGCAGCAAATAGTTGAAGCGAATAAAACCTTACTGGTGAATGGTCCAGCCTCGATTAGGTTAACAAAAGGGAAAACTCAGGTTTTCGGTTGTCCAATTAAAGAGGCATCAAAGATTTTGGTTCGCGAAGGCAAACGTTTACCCTTCTTTGTATCAGAAAACTCTGTCTTTGAAGTGGCTTTAGGAGCTAACGCAACTTTGTCAGAAGCCGAAGGCGACAGCGTGCCCTCATCGTGGGGAAAAGTAGCTCAAGCCATAATGGATGTGGAGAAACGCCCCGTTGTGGTGATGATTATTGGGGCGATAGATTCGGGAAAGAGCAGTCTCTGCACCTACCTACTAAACATACTCTCACAAGGCAACCGTCCCGTAGCGGTTTTAGACGGCGATTTAGGACAATCAGACATTGGACCCTCAGCCACCTTAGCCTACGCCATAAGCTCAAAACCTCAAACGGAACTCTACAATCTAAAACTCGAAAACGGCTTCTTCGTCGGCGCGACTTCTCCGCTAACTTCAACCACTCGAACAATTGAAGCATTCAAAAGCTTAATGGCTGAGATTCTTGGGCAAAAAGTGGATTTTATACTTATTAACACTGGCGGGTGGGTAACAGGCGACGCCGCAGTGAACTATAAAGCCGCCTTATTTAACGCCATAAAACCCGACATCATCGTGGGCATCCAAATACAAAACGAACTTGAAGGCTTAATTGCCAAACGCACCGCCCCCACCTTCATTGTCGAACCCTCCACCGCGCTGAGCCCGCGGCCACCTGAAAAACGCAGAATCCTCCGCGAAATGACCTACGCCCGATATCTAAACCAAGCAAAACTCATATGCTACCCCATCAGCCAGCTAACCGTTGAACCAAAAAAAGCCATACCCCAAAACCAAGACCCTGAAAGAGGTCTACTTGTCGGCTTATACGGACGCGGTTCAAAGTTTTTAGGCATAGGCGTACTCCGCCACGTAAACCCAGAAAGACGCGTACTTAAGGTACAAACAGCGGTTCCAATCAAACCCACAAGGTTAGTCATCGGTAAAGTTATGATAAACCGAAAACTCCAAGAACTCTAA
- a CDS encoding endonuclease III, which translates to MITKPCAQTILQTLKRSLQVPNMVKTNHEPFQTLIITIISQNTADTNTERAYAALQNRFEINPQTLAVAPRAEIEECIRVGGLYQNKAQAIQTASKIILEKFGGSLNQILALPLKEARAVLMAMPGVGPKTADVVLLFSGEKPTIPVDTHVGRVSKRLGLAPIAGDYEAVRLSLQSFFEPSDYLAVHLLLISLGRKYCKSQKPQCKDCPVTSYCPSSTGGPT; encoded by the coding sequence ATGATAACCAAACCCTGCGCCCAAACCATTCTACAGACTCTAAAGCGCAGTCTCCAAGTCCCCAACATGGTTAAAACGAACCATGAACCCTTCCAAACCCTCATAATAACCATAATCTCCCAAAACACCGCCGACACTAACACCGAACGCGCCTACGCAGCCCTCCAAAACCGCTTCGAAATCAACCCCCAAACCCTCGCCGTAGCCCCACGCGCAGAGATTGAAGAGTGTATTCGAGTTGGTGGACTCTATCAAAACAAAGCCCAAGCAATCCAAACCGCATCCAAAATTATACTCGAAAAATTCGGTGGCTCCCTGAACCAGATTTTGGCGTTGCCCCTAAAAGAAGCCCGAGCGGTGTTAATGGCGATGCCTGGTGTGGGACCAAAAACAGCCGATGTGGTGTTGCTCTTCTCAGGCGAAAAACCAACAATTCCCGTTGACACCCATGTCGGGCGCGTAAGCAAGCGTCTGGGTTTAGCTCCCATTGCTGGCGACTATGAGGCGGTGCGATTGAGCCTGCAATCATTTTTTGAGCCTAGCGATTATTTGGCAGTGCATTTGCTGTTGATCTCATTGGGCAGAAAATACTGTAAATCCCAAAAACCCCAATGCAAAGACTGCCCAGTAACCAGTTATTGTCCATCAAGCACAGGAGGCCCAACATGA
- a CDS encoding molybdopterin molybdotransferase MoeA, producing the protein MFRKLLTFEEAKQAIEHQFKPADLGEEETVLLEAYNRVLAEDINSEVDIPPFNRSTRDGYAVHAQDIAGADENEPATLRVVGAVGIGEQTQLNIAKGEAAEIVTGAVMPQGADAVVMVEDTEREDSQLNVYSAVSANENVMQKATDIEAGAVVLHRGQLLGPSEIGVLAALGKTTVKVQKIPIIAVLSTGNEVAELGKPLPPGKIYDINSYSLCSAIMECGAKPVYFGVTPDDKTTLTKTLQTALASADMVITSGGVSVGPKDYTAEIVDSLGKPGVIFSGVAIKPGKPITVAFVGEKPVFSLPGHPSAALLTFYLFARSLVLRLAGRPTAPMKTVKAFAGARLFSAKGRLTFISVKLMFDENCRLIAEPVEPNASGAISTLTKADGFVEIEENTQFVNADEEVSVMLFRGLASKA; encoded by the coding sequence ATGTTTCGCAAACTTCTTACCTTTGAAGAAGCCAAACAAGCTATCGAACATCAATTCAAACCCGCAGACCTTGGAGAGGAAGAAACGGTGCTGCTGGAAGCCTACAACCGCGTCTTAGCAGAAGACATAAACTCAGAGGTGGATATTCCGCCGTTTAACCGGTCCACCCGCGATGGCTACGCCGTGCACGCCCAAGATATCGCTGGCGCCGACGAGAATGAGCCTGCGACGCTGCGAGTAGTGGGGGCAGTGGGTATCGGCGAACAAACCCAACTCAACATAGCCAAGGGAGAGGCAGCAGAGATAGTGACGGGCGCAGTGATGCCTCAGGGCGCAGACGCCGTGGTTATGGTGGAAGATACGGAACGCGAAGACAGCCAACTAAACGTTTACAGCGCCGTATCAGCCAACGAGAACGTCATGCAAAAAGCCACAGACATCGAGGCGGGCGCGGTTGTGTTGCATCGGGGGCAACTGTTGGGTCCCAGCGAAATCGGCGTCTTAGCCGCCTTAGGCAAAACCACCGTCAAAGTACAAAAAATCCCCATCATCGCAGTCTTATCAACCGGTAACGAAGTCGCAGAGTTGGGTAAGCCGTTGCCGCCGGGAAAAATCTATGACATCAACTCTTACAGTTTGTGCAGTGCAATAATGGAGTGCGGCGCGAAACCCGTCTACTTCGGCGTAACCCCCGACGACAAAACTACCCTAACCAAAACCCTCCAAACAGCCCTTGCCTCAGCCGACATGGTTATCACGTCGGGCGGCGTCTCGGTGGGCCCCAAAGATTACACTGCCGAGATTGTGGATTCCTTGGGCAAACCCGGCGTCATCTTCAGCGGCGTCGCCATAAAACCCGGCAAACCCATCACCGTCGCATTCGTCGGAGAAAAACCTGTGTTTTCGCTTCCGGGGCATCCTTCAGCGGCGCTTTTAACGTTTTACCTGTTTGCACGTTCCCTCGTGTTGCGTTTGGCAGGGCGTCCAACGGCTCCTATGAAGACTGTTAAGGCGTTTGCCGGTGCCCGGCTCTTTAGCGCCAAGGGCAGGCTGACTTTTATTTCTGTGAAGTTGATGTTTGACGAGAACTGCCGCCTCATTGCTGAGCCTGTTGAGCCGAATGCGTCAGGCGCGATTTCGACGTTGACTAAGGCAGATGGATTTGTGGAAATTGAAGAGAATACGCAGTTTGTGAACGCCGACGAGGAAGTCTCGGTGATGCTCTTTAGGGGTTTGGCATCTAAGGCGTAG
- a CDS encoding OST3/OST6 family protein: MSHKQQQKKKIKTKPEAPAPRSSLSFSLSRWLRKLTENAPSTLLVTVLGVSYVLFLFGGGLYSLITQPAASGYYNGQFFFLYPNISNQYMSDTLISIILYALGFVGLMAIYQSTKNVHKPRQAYMLLIIGVAFLLISYLFLEGAILFKTTYNG, encoded by the coding sequence ATGTCACACAAACAACAACAAAAGAAGAAAATCAAGACTAAGCCAGAAGCACCCGCACCACGCTCGTCCCTTTCGTTCTCGCTAAGCCGATGGCTCCGCAAACTCACCGAAAACGCGCCTTCAACATTGCTGGTTACCGTACTCGGTGTTTCTTATGTGCTGTTTCTCTTCGGCGGCGGCTTATACTCACTCATCACTCAACCCGCAGCTTCAGGATATTATAATGGACAATTCTTCTTCCTGTACCCCAACATCAGTAACCAATACATGTCGGACACCCTAATCTCAATCATACTCTACGCATTAGGGTTTGTTGGGTTAATGGCGATTTACCAAAGCACCAAAAACGTCCATAAACCACGCCAAGCCTACATGCTTTTAATTATAGGCGTAGCTTTCCTGTTGATCTCCTACCTGTTCCTCGAAGGAGCAATACTCTTCAAGACAACCTACAACGGGTAA
- a CDS encoding molybdopterin molybdotransferase MoeA, whose product MVKLQGFQKLTPTDEALKTWLNTLQIGKPKTTQVPLTQALGRVLTQDLVALEDLPRFDKSAMDGYAVKAADITGASQSKPALLKLTQADHVHAGEAKQIWTGNRIPDGADTVVMIEKTQLRPDGTVEIWNALTEGINVAKVGEDTTKGTLIAAAGTRLTPYHLGIAAAFGYTTLPVAVKPRFALLATGNEVVPAPQERGPTQIYDSNKPIVAAMCHELGADTLDLGISKDITDELAQKIQRGLQTADSVITTGGTSVGGLDLVPEVIDSLGKPGVVVHGMALRPAMPTGVAAIEGKPVMILSGNPVAAVVGFEVFMRPLICKMLGMPKTEPRPILNAKLTHRVVGVLGRKTYVRVHVTLQNGECLAEPISAKGAGSISTMTQSNGYLILPENREGAKEGENVPIQLFAPLEVT is encoded by the coding sequence TTGGTAAAACTACAAGGATTCCAAAAATTAACCCCAACCGATGAAGCCCTAAAAACTTGGCTAAACACCCTCCAAATCGGCAAACCCAAAACCACCCAAGTACCCCTAACGCAAGCGTTGGGACGCGTCTTAACCCAAGACCTCGTGGCATTGGAGGATTTGCCGAGGTTTGACAAGTCCGCCATGGACGGCTACGCAGTAAAAGCCGCCGACATCACGGGCGCTTCACAATCAAAGCCCGCATTACTCAAACTAACCCAAGCAGACCACGTCCACGCAGGGGAAGCTAAGCAGATTTGGACAGGCAACCGCATCCCCGACGGGGCAGACACAGTGGTTATGATTGAAAAAACCCAACTCCGCCCAGACGGAACCGTAGAAATCTGGAACGCCCTCACAGAAGGCATCAACGTTGCCAAAGTGGGCGAGGACACAACCAAAGGCACCCTAATCGCAGCCGCGGGCACACGCCTAACACCCTACCATCTCGGGATAGCCGCGGCATTTGGCTACACCACCCTCCCAGTGGCGGTTAAACCCAGATTCGCCCTCTTAGCCACAGGTAACGAAGTTGTCCCCGCGCCCCAAGAAAGAGGACCTACCCAAATCTATGACTCCAACAAACCCATCGTCGCCGCCATGTGCCACGAACTCGGCGCAGACACCCTAGACCTCGGCATCTCCAAAGACATCACCGACGAACTTGCCCAAAAAATCCAACGTGGTCTCCAAACCGCAGACAGCGTCATCACGACAGGAGGCACCAGCGTCGGCGGCTTAGATTTAGTCCCCGAAGTCATCGACAGCTTAGGCAAACCTGGCGTAGTAGTCCATGGCATGGCGCTGCGACCCGCAATGCCCACAGGCGTCGCCGCTATAGAGGGCAAACCGGTTATGATTCTGTCAGGCAACCCCGTGGCGGCGGTAGTCGGCTTTGAAGTATTCATGCGTCCGCTTATCTGCAAAATGCTTGGCATGCCCAAAACTGAACCCCGCCCAATCCTAAACGCCAAACTCACTCACCGAGTCGTGGGCGTTTTGGGCAGAAAAACCTACGTCCGCGTTCACGTGACCCTACAAAACGGCGAATGCCTCGCGGAACCTATCAGTGCAAAAGGCGCAGGCTCCATCTCTACCATGACGCAAAGCAACGGTTACCTCATCCTGCCCGAAAACCGAGAAGGCGCCAAAGAAGGCGAAAACGTCCCAATCCAACTCTTCGCACCCCTGGAGGTCACATAA
- a CDS encoding CDP-2,3-bis-(O-geranylgeranyl)-sn-glycerol synthase produces MDAPWLILLIVEALIFIFPAYCANGTPVLAGGGAKMDFGRNFIDGKRVFGNNKTWRGFFFGWAVGLGVGLAEGAVFGFDTVPIIFSVLIPLGALLGDLTGAFIKRRLDIAPGGLLPVVDQVDFVVGAVVFSLPLVWMGWQTGDFPFWQVAVTVLIITPPIHLFTNYLAYKLKLKKHPW; encoded by the coding sequence ATGGATGCACCATGGCTAATCCTGCTAATCGTTGAAGCCCTAATATTCATCTTCCCTGCCTACTGCGCAAACGGCACCCCCGTGTTGGCAGGCGGCGGCGCAAAGATGGATTTCGGACGCAACTTTATCGATGGCAAACGCGTTTTTGGCAACAACAAAACTTGGCGCGGCTTCTTTTTCGGTTGGGCAGTCGGCTTAGGCGTGGGTTTAGCCGAAGGCGCCGTGTTTGGCTTCGATACCGTCCCAATAATTTTCAGCGTCCTGATTCCGCTGGGCGCACTTCTTGGCGATTTAACAGGCGCATTCATCAAAAGACGCTTAGACATCGCCCCAGGCGGGTTACTGCCTGTAGTGGACCAAGTGGATTTTGTTGTGGGCGCTGTTGTGTTTTCGTTACCGCTGGTCTGGATGGGCTGGCAAACGGGTGATTTTCCATTTTGGCAAGTTGCCGTAACAGTCTTGATTATTACGCCGCCGATTCACTTGTTTACGAATTACTTGGCGTATAAGCTAAAACTCAAGAAGCACCCGTGGTAG
- a CDS encoding XTP/dITP diphosphatase, whose protein sequence is MKNADNSVSQVCRGKVVFFATGNIHKFLEVRSLLSGYGLSVGMLRLKGDEVQSDSLEEIASKSVQNAYRSSHLPIFVEDAGLFIESLDGFPGPYAAYAYKTIHNRGILKLLHKETNRGATFQSVIAYLDNQTLHPVCFSGKSDGVITTTERVAGTSGFGFDPIFQPDGSKRTFAEMELAEKNSYSHRANAIRKFADWYIKQRSH, encoded by the coding sequence TTGAAGAACGCAGACAATAGTGTCAGTCAAGTTTGCAGGGGCAAAGTGGTTTTCTTCGCCACAGGCAACATCCACAAGTTCCTAGAAGTCCGAAGCCTCCTCAGCGGCTACGGCTTATCCGTGGGTATGCTACGCCTAAAAGGCGACGAAGTCCAAAGCGACAGCTTAGAAGAAATCGCATCCAAAAGCGTACAAAACGCCTATCGGTCCAGTCACCTGCCGATTTTTGTCGAAGACGCAGGCTTATTCATTGAGTCACTCGACGGCTTCCCCGGACCCTACGCCGCTTATGCTTACAAAACCATCCATAACCGAGGCATCCTAAAACTCCTCCACAAGGAAACGAACCGAGGTGCCACTTTCCAATCCGTCATAGCCTACCTCGACAACCAAACCCTCCATCCAGTGTGTTTTAGTGGCAAATCAGACGGCGTCATAACTACCACCGAACGCGTAGCTGGTACGTCAGGCTTTGGTTTTGACCCCATATTCCAACCCGACGGAAGCAAGCGGACCTTTGCTGAAATGGAGCTTGCAGAAAAAAACAGCTACTCTCATCGTGCGAACGCGATTCGCAAGTTTGCTGATTGGTACATCAAACAAAGAAGTCACTAA